From the genome of Streptomyces sp. NBC_00659, one region includes:
- a CDS encoding transposase has product MAWDISLLGPVREDPHAAQRPGFTKEDFHIDWDNRTLTCPNGITSPPWKPTLGDGHPQLSVLFPRKACRECEDRLKCTGNVDGKGRHILLLPEPQQKIQSKARKDQKTSSWRRRYAIRAGCEATVSETVHAHGLRHCRYRGLAKTHVQHVLTAAGTNIVRLSECFPPGTTPASPPRPPSHFRQLCGRLTA; this is encoded by the coding sequence ATGGCCTGGGACATCTCCTTGCTCGGCCCAGTCCGCGAGGACCCACACGCCGCCCAGCGGCCGGGCTTCACGAAGGAGGACTTCCACATCGACTGGGACAACCGCACCCTCACCTGCCCGAACGGCATCACCAGCCCGCCCTGGAAACCCACCCTCGGCGACGGACACCCCCAACTGTCCGTCCTCTTCCCCCGCAAGGCATGCCGGGAATGCGAAGACCGCCTGAAGTGCACCGGCAACGTCGATGGCAAAGGACGCCACATCCTCTTGCTGCCTGAGCCCCAACAGAAGATCCAGTCCAAGGCCAGGAAAGACCAGAAGACCAGCAGCTGGCGGCGGCGCTATGCCATCCGCGCAGGCTGCGAGGCCACCGTCTCGGAAACCGTTCACGCTCACGGCCTGCGCCACTGCCGCTACCGAGGCCTGGCAAAGACGCACGTCCAACACGTGCTCACAGCCGCCGGAACCAACATCGTCCGACTCAGTGAATGCTTCCCACCCGGCACCACCCCGGCTTCTCCACCACGACCACCCAGCCACTTCCGGCAGCTCTGCGGAAGGCTGACGGCCTAG
- a CDS encoding ISL3 family transposase: protein MNEVQPQLEELLFSSLENVLVESVEVTDTAVRIEALSTARQATCPDCGCPSRRIHGSYLRFPHDLPTAGKSAVVALRVRRFVCAEGTCPRKTFAEQVPGLTRRFSRRTERLRSTLISVGLALAGRAGARMTGAFGAPVSRNTLLRLIASIPDPPAVTPRVVGMDEYAQRKGRIYGTVLVDVESRRPIDLLPDREADTLAAWLAERPGIEIVCRDRASFFADGATRGAPQAIQVADRWHLWHNLGEAAEKCVYRHRGCLRPPPEQPEEPRDEPESAASSPWPTGHRFAERTRAKHATIHALLAAGHSKRSVARQLGMTLNTILRFSRATTPEEMFTGQWQDRATRLDAYKPYLDQCWQEGCTNAWTLWEEIKEQGYPRGYASVRDYVSRNLRGKPQPVGPRPPSARAVTRWILTHPDALPEGDRIRLKAVLANCPELTAPVEYVRSFAHMVTELQGDQLPEWIASARTTTDLPSLSRFAQHLERDLDSVIAGLTLPWSSGVVEGHVNRIKMLKRQMYGRAGFKLLRKRVLLAS, encoded by the coding sequence GTGAACGAAGTACAGCCGCAACTCGAAGAGTTGCTGTTCTCCTCGCTGGAGAACGTGTTGGTGGAGTCGGTCGAGGTGACCGACACGGCTGTCCGGATCGAGGCCCTGAGCACTGCCCGGCAGGCGACTTGCCCGGACTGCGGATGCCCGTCGAGGCGAATACACGGCTCCTATCTGCGGTTTCCCCATGACCTGCCGACGGCGGGCAAGTCCGCCGTGGTGGCGTTGAGGGTGCGCCGGTTTGTCTGCGCGGAGGGCACCTGTCCGCGCAAGACCTTCGCCGAACAGGTGCCGGGGCTCACTCGCCGGTTCAGCCGACGGACGGAACGGCTGCGATCAACACTCATCTCGGTCGGCCTCGCGCTCGCGGGCCGGGCCGGGGCTCGCATGACCGGCGCCTTCGGGGCCCCGGTCAGCCGGAACACCTTGCTCAGGCTGATCGCCTCGATCCCGGATCCACCCGCTGTCACGCCCCGCGTGGTCGGCATGGACGAATACGCCCAGCGCAAGGGACGGATCTACGGAACGGTGCTCGTCGACGTCGAATCACGTCGTCCGATCGACCTCCTGCCCGACCGGGAGGCGGACACGCTCGCAGCCTGGCTCGCCGAGCGGCCGGGCATCGAGATCGTCTGCCGTGACCGTGCATCCTTCTTCGCAGACGGAGCCACCCGCGGTGCCCCGCAGGCCATCCAAGTCGCTGACCGGTGGCACCTTTGGCACAACCTGGGCGAAGCCGCAGAGAAATGTGTCTACCGGCACCGCGGCTGCTTGCGTCCCCCGCCGGAACAGCCGGAGGAACCCCGGGATGAGCCGGAGTCGGCCGCGTCATCGCCCTGGCCGACAGGGCACCGGTTCGCCGAACGCACCCGCGCCAAGCACGCCACCATCCACGCGCTCCTCGCCGCCGGTCACAGCAAGCGGTCCGTCGCCCGACAGCTCGGGATGACGCTCAACACGATCTTGCGCTTCTCCCGCGCCACCACCCCGGAGGAGATGTTCACCGGGCAGTGGCAAGACCGTGCGACCAGGCTCGACGCCTACAAGCCCTACCTCGATCAGTGCTGGCAGGAAGGCTGCACCAACGCCTGGACACTATGGGAGGAGATCAAGGAACAGGGCTATCCCCGTGGCTACGCCAGCGTCCGCGACTACGTCAGCAGGAACCTTCGCGGCAAACCCCAACCAGTCGGCCCTCGCCCGCCCTCGGCCCGCGCCGTCACGCGCTGGATCCTCACCCACCCCGACGCTCTGCCCGAAGGCGACCGGATCCGGCTCAAGGCTGTCCTGGCCAACTGCCCCGAACTGACCGCTCCTGTCGAGTACGTGCGCTCGTTCGCCCACATGGTCACCGAGCTGCAAGGCGACCAACTGCCGGAGTGGATTGCATCCGCCCGAACCACCACCGACCTGCCAAGCCTCAGCCGATTTGCCCAGCACCTCGAACGCGACCTCGACTCGGTCATCGCCGGCCTGACCCTGCCATGGAGCTCAGGCGTCGTTGAAGGACACGTCAACAGGATCAAGATGCTCAAGCGGCAGATGTACGGTCGCGCTGGCTTCAAGCTCCTGCGCAAGCGGGTACTGCTTGCCTCCTGA
- a CDS encoding DUF4259 domain-containing protein, producing the protein MGTWDIGPFDNDTAADFGGDLDEAALEEREAMIRSALQRAAASADFLDTSDGERAVAAAALIVAQHPDGERTCSNYGPSEPLPELPADLRTLAVDALDQVVSERSELAELWDDAANGSKWRHDITRLRDVLDPPAPPQEDALFDI; encoded by the coding sequence ATGGGCACCTGGGACATCGGCCCCTTCGATAACGACACCGCCGCCGACTTCGGAGGTGACCTGGACGAGGCAGCACTGGAAGAACGCGAAGCCATGATCCGCAGCGCGCTCCAACGCGCCGCTGCCTCTGCGGACTTCCTGGATACCTCCGACGGTGAGCGAGCAGTGGCCGCAGCCGCCCTGATCGTTGCTCAGCACCCTGACGGCGAACGGACATGCTCGAACTACGGTCCGTCAGAACCCCTGCCAGAGTTGCCCGCAGACCTTCGAACGCTCGCCGTCGACGCTCTGGACCAAGTGGTCTCCGAGCGGTCTGAACTCGCCGAACTCTGGGACGACGCTGCCAACGGCTCGAAGTGGCGCCACGACATCACCCGCCTTCGCGACGTCCTTGACCCTCCGGCCCCTCCACAAGAGGACGCCCTCTTCGACATCTAA
- a CDS encoding DUF1062 domain-containing protein, whose protein sequence is MSKNWVVVPTCLSIVLRRCHRCASGRFRANGKFRVNANHKFLHAWLLALCTECGDTTKLAVLERMNVRSVRPELLHMLHGNDPGLAAELLQDPVVRRRDVGGSGRTERPAWQSPYGPPPHRGHRGRWAPVPGVAWSRSAFRRGNLCDRCV, encoded by the coding sequence GTGTCCAAGAACTGGGTGGTCGTGCCCACCTGCCTGTCGATCGTTCTCCGCCGTTGCCACAGGTGCGCCTCCGGGCGCTTCCGGGCGAACGGCAAATTCCGCGTCAACGCGAACCACAAGTTCCTCCACGCCTGGCTCCTCGCACTGTGCACCGAGTGCGGGGACACCACCAAGCTCGCTGTCCTGGAGCGGATGAACGTGCGTTCCGTACGACCCGAGCTCCTGCACATGCTGCACGGCAACGACCCCGGCCTGGCAGCCGAACTGCTCCAGGACCCGGTCGTACGGCGCCGCGATGTGGGCGGCTCGGGTCGAACCGAGCGGCCGGCCTGGCAATCGCCGTACGGTCCGCCGCCGCACCGGGGGCACCGCGGCCGGTGGGCGCCTGTGCCGGGGGTGGCTTGGTCTCGGTCCGCTTTCCGGCGCGGAAATCTGTGCGACCGGTGCGTCTGA
- a CDS encoding pyridoxamine 5'-phosphate oxidase family protein has translation MALSREERQKFLAEPHVAAFAVDGGAGRAPLTVPIWYQYEPDGTVWIMTGSESRKNRLIEAAGRFSLMIDRLEPTIRYVSVEGPVLDTTPATREKLREISARYLPAEKVDAYVDFAWKEHGTQVVVRMRPEHWFSSDLGSV, from the coding sequence ATGGCCCTGTCCCGTGAAGAGCGTCAGAAGTTCCTGGCAGAACCGCACGTCGCCGCCTTCGCGGTGGACGGCGGGGCGGGACGCGCCCCGCTGACCGTGCCGATCTGGTACCAGTACGAACCCGACGGCACCGTGTGGATCATGACCGGGTCGGAGTCCCGCAAGAACCGGCTGATCGAGGCGGCGGGGCGGTTCTCCCTGATGATCGACCGGCTCGAACCCACCATCCGGTACGTGTCCGTGGAAGGTCCGGTCCTGGACACGACTCCCGCCACCCGCGAGAAGTTGCGGGAGATCTCGGCGCGCTATCTGCCGGCCGAGAAGGTCGACGCGTACGTCGACTTCGCGTGGAAGGAGCACGGCACGCAGGTCGTCGTGCGCATGCGCCCCGAGCACTGGTTCTCGTCCGACCTCGGTTCGGTCTGA
- a CDS encoding M28 family peptidase, which translates to MSLSARQRVLAVAGITLAGLLAGAVPAATAQSVAAAPDIPVANVKQHLADLQSIASANGGNRAHGRAGYKASIDFVKAKLDAAGYTTRIEQFTSSGSTGYNLIADWPGGDTNQVLMAGSHLDSVTSGPGINDNGSGSAAILETALAVARTGYQPTKHLRFAWWGAEELGLVGSKYYVNNLPSTERAKISGYLNFDMIGSPNPGYFVYDDDPTIEKNFKDYFAGIGVPTEIETEGDGRSDHASFKNVGIPVGGLFTGASRTKTSAQVQKWGGTATAFDRCYHSSCDTTTNINDTALDRNSDAIAHAIWNLSSGTTTPPAGTVFENTSDVSIPDNGAVVTSSVNVTGITGNAPSDLAVGVDIIHTWRGDLVVDLIAPDGTVYNLKPYSSSDSADNVQTTYTVNASAEVANGSWSLRVQDRATYDTGYINSFKLTFP; encoded by the coding sequence ATGAGCCTCTCTGCACGTCAGCGTGTCCTCGCAGTGGCCGGTATCACCCTCGCCGGGCTGCTCGCCGGGGCCGTCCCGGCAGCCACTGCCCAAAGCGTCGCCGCCGCACCCGACATCCCAGTCGCCAACGTCAAGCAGCACCTCGCCGATCTCCAGTCGATCGCCAGCGCCAACGGCGGCAACCGCGCCCACGGCCGAGCCGGCTACAAGGCGTCCATCGACTTCGTCAAGGCGAAACTGGACGCCGCCGGATACACCACGAGAATCGAGCAGTTCACCTCCAGCGGTTCCACCGGCTACAACCTGATCGCCGACTGGCCCGGCGGCGACACCAACCAGGTCCTCATGGCCGGCTCGCACCTCGACTCGGTGACCTCCGGCCCCGGCATCAACGACAACGGCTCCGGCTCGGCGGCCATCCTGGAGACCGCGCTGGCCGTCGCACGGACCGGGTACCAGCCCACCAAACACCTCCGGTTCGCTTGGTGGGGCGCCGAAGAACTCGGACTCGTCGGCTCCAAGTACTACGTCAACAACTTGCCGTCCACTGAACGCGCGAAGATCAGCGGCTACCTGAACTTCGACATGATCGGCTCCCCCAATCCCGGCTACTTCGTCTACGACGACGACCCGACGATCGAGAAGAACTTCAAGGACTACTTCGCCGGAATCGGTGTCCCCACCGAGATCGAGACCGAGGGCGACGGCCGCTCCGACCATGCCTCCTTCAAGAACGTCGGCATACCCGTCGGCGGCCTGTTCACCGGCGCCAGCCGCACCAAGACCTCCGCGCAGGTGCAGAAGTGGGGCGGCACCGCCACCGCCTTCGACCGCTGCTACCACTCGTCCTGCGACACGACCACCAACATCAACGACACGGCTCTGGACCGCAATAGCGACGCCATCGCCCACGCGATCTGGAACCTCTCGTCCGGCACAACGACCCCGCCGGCGGGCACCGTCTTCGAGAACACCTCCGATGTGTCCATCCCGGACAACGGCGCCGTGGTGACCTCGTCCGTCAACGTCACCGGAATCACGGGCAACGCACCCAGCGACCTCGCCGTCGGCGTGGACATCATCCACACCTGGCGCGGCGACCTGGTCGTCGACCTCATTGCCCCCGACGGCACGGTCTACAATCTCAAGCCCTACTCGTCCTCCGACTCTGCGGACAACGTCCAGACCACCTACACGGTCAATGCCTCAGCAGAGGTCGCCAACGGGTCCTGGAGCCTGCGCGTCCAGGACAGGGCCACGTACGACACCGGGTACATCAACAGCTTCAAGTTGACCTTCCCCTGA
- the tnpA gene encoding IS200/IS605 family transposase has product MSPRWEPNPDIRRGRTVVYNLHAHLVFVTKYRHGALDDEMLTRCEEIMRKVCEDFDAKLKEFNGETDHVHLLVHHPPKVALASLVNSLKGVSSRRLHAEFTGRVNQAITPGRFWSPSYFAGSCGGAPLQAVKDYIAQHKRPD; this is encoded by the coding sequence ATGTCGCCACGATGGGAACCAAACCCGGATATCCGCAGGGGTCGAACAGTCGTCTACAACCTGCACGCGCATTTGGTGTTCGTCACCAAGTACCGGCACGGCGCCCTGGACGACGAGATGCTGACGCGCTGCGAAGAGATCATGCGCAAGGTGTGCGAGGACTTCGACGCCAAGCTGAAGGAGTTCAACGGCGAAACCGACCATGTCCACCTGCTCGTGCACCACCCGCCCAAGGTCGCACTCGCCAGCCTGGTCAACAGCCTCAAGGGCGTCTCCTCCCGCCGCCTGCACGCGGAGTTCACCGGCCGGGTCAACCAGGCGATCACGCCCGGCCGGTTCTGGTCGCCCTCCTACTTCGCCGGCTCGTGCGGCGGCGCGCCACTCCAAGCAGTCAAGGACTACATCGCACAGCACAAGCGCCCGGACTGA
- a CDS encoding DUF1877 family protein codes for MSTYLRLRAVPPPALRNSTTWLERLFEDDSETVRHRVGRHREEALDKRYLDQQRIYAAAPPHRVEDRPQAQVVLGGRPVFRADRHKPPLLVLTAAQARRVARFLAMADFDALWDFARAELLPHYGGVTAEPETWQAFAAAHQELRAFYAQTAECGDAVVKWLPT; via the coding sequence ATGAGTACGTACCTCCGTCTGCGAGCGGTGCCGCCCCCCGCACTACGCAACAGCACGACCTGGCTTGAACGACTCTTCGAGGACGACTCGGAGACCGTCCGGCACCGGGTCGGCCGGCACCGTGAAGAGGCACTGGACAAGCGCTATCTGGACCAGCAACGCATCTACGCCGCCGCTCCCCCGCATCGTGTCGAAGACCGGCCCCAGGCCCAGGTGGTGCTCGGTGGTCGGCCGGTGTTCCGCGCCGACCGGCACAAGCCGCCGCTCCTGGTGCTGACGGCGGCTCAGGCCCGCCGGGTGGCCAGGTTCCTGGCGATGGCCGACTTCGACGCACTGTGGGATTTCGCCCGCGCCGAACTGCTGCCGCACTACGGCGGCGTGACCGCGGAGCCCGAGACGTGGCAGGCGTTCGCGGCGGCGCACCAGGAGCTGAGGGCGTTCTACGCACAGACGGCCGAGTGTGGGGACGCGGTGGTGAAGTGGCTGCCGACCTGA
- a CDS encoding RNA polymerase sigma factor, translating to MGQVRQPRRVHECNGELGAAVARAQEGDEAAFAVAYRIVQPGLLGYLRGLVGGDAEDVASDAWLEIARDLGRFKGDGSGFRGWTSTIARHRALDHLRRQRVRPRAGGSERDVLDLPSRNSTHDEALESLSTERALELVRRLPRDQAEAVLLRVVVGLDGPAAARVLGKRPGAVRTAAHRGLKRLARQLGVDGEADKGVTNEASSALGESK from the coding sequence TTGGGCCAGGTACGGCAACCCCGGCGTGTACATGAGTGCAATGGGGAATTGGGCGCGGCGGTCGCGCGGGCGCAGGAGGGCGACGAGGCTGCTTTCGCGGTCGCGTACCGGATCGTGCAGCCGGGCCTGCTCGGCTATCTGCGTGGCCTGGTCGGTGGCGACGCGGAGGACGTGGCCTCCGACGCCTGGCTGGAGATCGCCCGTGACCTCGGCCGTTTCAAGGGGGACGGGTCCGGGTTCCGCGGCTGGACCTCGACCATCGCCCGGCACCGGGCGCTGGACCATCTGCGCCGACAGCGGGTACGGCCCCGGGCAGGAGGAAGCGAACGGGACGTACTGGACCTGCCCAGCCGGAACAGCACCCACGACGAAGCCCTGGAGTCCTTGTCCACCGAGCGGGCGCTGGAACTGGTCCGCCGACTGCCGCGGGACCAGGCCGAGGCCGTACTTCTGCGGGTCGTCGTCGGCCTGGACGGTCCCGCCGCCGCACGCGTCCTCGGCAAGCGTCCGGGAGCGGTGCGAACTGCTGCCCACCGGGGCCTGAAACGCCTCGCCCGTCAGCTGGGCGTCGACGGTGAAGCGGACAAGGGTGTGACGAATGAGGCTTCCTCGGCGCTGGGTGAGTCGAAATGA
- a CDS encoding NF041680 family putative transposase — protein MDAVQREAFAEASRFRGEFYECLTARRDELFELVDAVLCADGAVKSPVDLTLLPEHRRGHGAMYGGLNHGRIDTERLRTVLAGLRLPRFDGGRLVLAVDVSPWLRSDAPCSAERLFCHVYGRAKTASQFIPGWPYSFVAVLEPGATSWTAILDAVRLGPVDDATAATADQLRGVVERLITAGQWQAGDPHIVIVSDAGYDVTHLAWVLRDLPVELVGRVRSDRVMRLPKPPRMHGVNGRPPKHGPEFRFKKPETWPEPAITTVTDTTNYGKAETQAWDRVHLRLTHRSSWLDHEGELPLVEGTLIRLKVEHLSKERDAPPVWLWSSKTGATPDDVDRCWQAFLRRFDLEHTFRFAKQTLGWTTPKLRTPEAADRWTWILIVAHTQLRLARPLAADLRRPWEKPANSDRLTPARVRRGFRNIRAHLACPTRVPKPTGTGPGRPSGAKNKHRAPRYDVGKTVKRPETLKAIGKPGRSW, from the coding sequence CTGGATGCTGTCCAGAGGGAGGCGTTCGCGGAAGCGTCACGCTTCCGGGGCGAGTTCTACGAGTGTCTGACCGCTCGGCGCGATGAGTTGTTCGAGTTGGTGGACGCGGTGCTGTGTGCGGACGGTGCGGTGAAGTCGCCGGTGGACTTGACGTTGTTGCCCGAGCATCGTCGTGGGCACGGAGCGATGTACGGCGGCCTGAACCACGGCCGGATCGACACCGAACGGCTACGGACGGTGCTGGCCGGGCTGCGACTGCCGCGTTTCGACGGCGGGCGCCTGGTCCTGGCGGTCGATGTGTCGCCGTGGCTTCGATCGGACGCACCGTGCTCGGCGGAGCGCCTGTTCTGCCACGTCTACGGCCGTGCGAAAACAGCCTCGCAGTTCATCCCGGGCTGGCCCTACTCCTTCGTCGCTGTGCTGGAGCCCGGCGCCACGTCCTGGACCGCGATCCTGGACGCGGTCCGGCTCGGTCCGGTCGACGACGCGACAGCAGCCACCGCTGACCAGCTCCGGGGAGTCGTTGAACGGCTCATCACTGCGGGCCAGTGGCAGGCCGGGGACCCGCATATCGTGATCGTCAGTGATGCCGGCTACGACGTCACCCACCTGGCCTGGGTCCTGCGCGACCTTCCGGTCGAGTTGGTCGGCCGGGTCCGCTCCGACCGCGTCATGCGTCTGCCGAAACCGCCCAGGATGCACGGCGTCAATGGCCGTCCGCCCAAGCACGGCCCGGAATTCCGCTTCAAGAAGCCGGAGACCTGGCCTGAGCCCGCGATCACCACGGTCACGGACACCACCAATTACGGCAAGGCCGAGACCCAGGCATGGGACCGGGTCCACCTCCGGCTCACCCACCGCTCCTCATGGCTTGATCACGAGGGTGAACTTCCTCTGGTCGAGGGCACGTTGATCCGGCTGAAGGTCGAGCACCTGTCGAAGGAAAGGGACGCTCCGCCGGTGTGGTTGTGGTCCTCGAAGACCGGCGCCACCCCGGACGATGTGGACCGTTGCTGGCAGGCATTTCTCCGTCGCTTCGATCTGGAACACACCTTCCGCTTCGCGAAGCAGACCCTCGGCTGGACCACCCCGAAACTCCGCACCCCGGAGGCGGCGGACCGCTGGACCTGGATCCTGATCGTCGCCCACACCCAACTCCGGCTCGCCCGGCCGCTTGCCGCGGACCTCCGCCGGCCCTGGGAGAAACCCGCCAACTCCGACCGGCTCACTCCGGCCCGGGTCCGCCGGGGGTTCAGGAACATCCGCGCTCACCTGGCCTGTCCGACCCGTGTTCCCAAACCCACCGGCACCGGCCCCGGACGGCCATCCGGCGCGAAGAACAAACACCGGGCACCCCGCTACGACGTCGGCAAGACCGTCAAACGCCCCGAGACCCTCAAGGCCATCGGCAAGCCTGGCAGGTCCTGGTAG
- a CDS encoding ATP-binding SpoIIE family protein phosphatase, translating to MDSTPSPSSSSPFDLVSSALGRYVPRGGAAAAAGPANAQGDRTTRQRVPDNPAADRQDRILGVVNLDRDLRITGCNLDAPVFAGLDVEAGSPFADLLPAGDVPTVTRRLRQVLEIGEAHVARIQRLRRGDGSELVVSLSILPAAAPQEGLTVSVIAMARRLHLYAAETAIGTSLDIGETAQSLAESLLAWGDVAAVDLDFAVWTGEGVTEHAQGRIRLRRAALVPDRAWPEGYVTPGGDLPSDASRLLAQAVRRDDAPQPLVIPDREAVERLLGSQRVIRALVPGDRSASVACVPLVLDGAPPVVLGLAEVWRRADRPFRDSELFDLQELVARTAHHVDLARQHQREHTQVLALQRRLLPRTGGHTIEIASVYQPATPDSAGVGGDWVNSFPLPDGRTALVVGDVVGHGLGAAATMGQLSMEARALLSAGLAPDEVLEHLDETVTLLDDAESGLAAGYSALGSTCCIALYDPVSHHVVLSSAGHLPPVLVLPNGQAGPLAVRPHPGLGAEFALREPFDVHTFGAPPGSLLALYTDGLVEDPALSIDEGISRLAETVSSVHPWDALQQAARHVVSALAPVRQRDDVTLLLARMIGYRKGDTATWRLPARDDAPARARAHVSALLRQWHTRSDTQDDVALLVSELVTNAVRFAAGPITIRLIRAGGHGLLCEVGDTGNGRPRLSRGGLIDDGGRGLHIVHRLTTRWGVRWTETGKVVWAEVAR from the coding sequence ATGGACTCCACACCCTCCCCCTCGTCCTCTTCGCCGTTTGACCTGGTCAGCAGCGCCCTGGGGCGCTACGTCCCGCGCGGCGGAGCGGCAGCGGCGGCCGGTCCTGCGAACGCGCAGGGCGACCGCACCACCCGCCAACGCGTACCCGACAATCCGGCAGCCGACCGTCAGGATCGGATTCTCGGCGTGGTCAACCTGGACAGGGATCTGAGAATCACCGGCTGCAATCTGGACGCCCCCGTATTCGCGGGTCTGGACGTCGAGGCCGGGAGTCCGTTCGCCGATCTCCTGCCCGCCGGGGACGTACCGACGGTCACACGGCGGTTGCGGCAGGTCCTGGAGATCGGTGAGGCGCACGTCGCCCGGATCCAGCGCCTGCGGCGCGGCGACGGGTCGGAGCTGGTGGTCTCGCTGAGCATTCTGCCCGCCGCGGCGCCTCAGGAGGGCTTGACCGTCTCCGTGATCGCCATGGCCAGGAGGCTGCACCTGTACGCCGCCGAGACCGCGATCGGCACCTCGCTGGACATCGGCGAGACCGCGCAGTCGCTGGCGGAGTCCCTGCTGGCTTGGGGAGACGTGGCCGCCGTCGATCTCGACTTCGCCGTGTGGACGGGCGAGGGAGTCACCGAGCACGCGCAGGGGCGCATCCGGCTACGGCGGGCAGCCCTGGTGCCGGACCGGGCGTGGCCCGAGGGTTACGTGACTCCGGGCGGGGATCTTCCGAGCGACGCGAGTCGCCTGCTGGCACAGGCGGTACGGCGGGACGATGCCCCGCAACCCCTCGTCATACCCGACCGGGAGGCGGTCGAGCGGCTGCTCGGCAGTCAGCGAGTGATCCGTGCCCTGGTGCCCGGTGACCGGTCGGCGAGTGTGGCGTGCGTACCGCTGGTCCTGGACGGCGCGCCACCCGTCGTGCTGGGCCTGGCGGAGGTCTGGCGGCGGGCGGACCGCCCCTTCCGCGACAGCGAGTTGTTCGACCTGCAGGAACTGGTGGCCAGGACCGCACATCACGTCGACCTGGCCCGTCAACACCAGCGCGAGCACACCCAGGTGCTGGCGTTGCAGCGCCGGCTGCTGCCCCGGACCGGCGGCCATACCATTGAGATCGCCAGCGTCTACCAGCCCGCCACCCCCGACAGCGCGGGCGTCGGCGGCGACTGGGTGAACAGCTTTCCTCTCCCGGACGGCCGTACCGCGCTGGTGGTCGGTGACGTCGTCGGGCACGGCCTGGGAGCCGCGGCAACCATGGGCCAGCTGAGCATGGAGGCCCGCGCGCTGTTGTCCGCGGGGTTGGCACCCGACGAGGTGCTGGAGCACCTGGACGAGACCGTGACGCTGCTGGACGACGCGGAGTCCGGGCTGGCGGCCGGCTACAGCGCCCTCGGATCCACCTGCTGCATCGCCCTCTACGACCCGGTCAGCCACCACGTGGTCCTCTCCAGCGCGGGCCACCTCCCTCCGGTCCTGGTGCTTCCGAACGGGCAAGCAGGCCCGCTCGCGGTCCGCCCTCACCCGGGCCTGGGCGCAGAGTTCGCGCTGCGGGAGCCGTTCGACGTGCACACGTTCGGCGCACCGCCGGGTTCCCTGCTCGCCCTCTACACCGACGGTCTGGTGGAGGATCCGGCCCTGTCGATCGACGAGGGCATCAGCAGGCTGGCGGAAACCGTGTCCTCGGTGCACCCCTGGGATGCCCTGCAGCAGGCCGCACGGCACGTCGTCTCCGCGCTGGCGCCCGTGCGCCAGCGCGACGACGTGACCCTGCTGCTCGCGCGCATGATCGGCTACCGCAAGGGGGACACCGCGACCTGGCGGCTGCCCGCTCGCGACGACGCGCCCGCCCGTGCCCGCGCGCACGTCTCCGCACTGCTGCGGCAGTGGCACACCAGGAGCGACACCCAGGACGACGTGGCGCTGCTGGTCAGCGAGCTGGTGACGAACGCGGTGCGCTTTGCCGCCGGTCCCATCACGATACGACTGATCAGGGCCGGTGGTCACGGCCTGCTGTGCGAGGTGGGCGACACCGGCAACGGCAGGCCGCGTCTGAGTCGGGGCGGCCTCATCGACGACGGCGGGCGTGGCCTGCACATCGTGCACCGGCTCACCACCCGCTGGGGGGTGCGGTGGACGGAGACCGGCAAGGTGGTCTGGGCGGAAGTCGCAAGATGA